The window GCGGTGATGCGGCAGGTTCTGAAGAGTGGCACGCCCACGGCCCACGAGTGCCGGACATGGCCACTGGAGGATCAGCCCCGCGAGCATGCCCTGGCGGCGTCGTTCTTCTGCCTCCACGACGGCCACGGCCGGCCGCTGGGGGTGTGCTCCGTGAGCGTGGATGTCACCGGCAGCAGGCGGGCGCACGAGCGTCTTGCCATCCTCAGCGAGGCCAGCACCCGGATAGGCAGCAGCCTGGACGTGATGCAGACCAGCCAGGAGATGGCCGACCTCGCCGTGCCCCTTCTGGCCGACTACGCCGTTGTCGACCTGGCGGATTTCGTCCCGCTCGGCGAAGCACCGGCGGCCCACATCCGCTCGACGGGGGAGTGCCGCCAGACCTTCCGCCGGGCAGGTGTGGCGTCGATCCACTCGGGAACACCGGAGTCTCCGTGGGCGCGCGGGGAATCGATCTTTGTGCCGCCGACCTCTCCCTGGATCCGTGTGCTGGCCTCCGGCAGCTCTCACCTGGAACCCGTCCTGGACACCTCTGCGGGTACCTGGGTCGGCCAGGACCCCGCGCGGGCGCGGTCGATCCGTGAGAACGGGATGCATTCCATGATGCTCGTGCCCATTCTTGCGCGCCATGCCGTGCTGGGCGTGGCCCTGTTCATCCGCACCGAGAACCCTGAGCCGTTCCAGGAGGACGACCTGCTCCTGGCGGAAGAGCTGGTCACCCGGGCCGCACTGTCGCTGGACAACGCCCGCCAGTACACGCGCGAGCACACCACGGCCCTCACTCTCCAGCGCAACCTGCTGCCCCAGCACCTGAGAGGCAGTACGACCGTCGAGGCCGCCTCGCGCTACCTGCCGGCCGATGCGGACAACGGCGTCGGAGGCGACTGGTTCGACGTGATTCCCCTCTCCGGCGCCCGGGTGGCGCTGGTCGTCGGAGACGTCGTCGGGCACGGCATCAACGCAGCGGCGACCATGGGAATTCTCAGAACGGCCGTACGCACTCTTGCGGACATGGACCTGTCCCCCGACGAACTGCTGTCCCACCTCGACGACACTGTCCGGCGCCAGGCCGAGGAAGACCCCGACGCCGCCGACGCGGCCATGGCCGCCGTCGGTGCCACCTGCGTCTACGCCGTCTACGACCCGGTCCACCAGCAGTGCACGATGGCACGAGCCGGACACCCCCCGCCCGCGATCGTCGACCCGCAAGGCAAGGTGACGTTCCCCGACCTGCCCACCGGAGCTCCGCTCGGCGTCGGATCGGTCCCCTTCGAGACAGTGACCGTGGAACTTCCCGACGGGGCCCTGCTCGCTCTCTACACCGACGGCCTGGTCGAGGCCCGCGAACGTGACATCGACATCGGAATTCGACAGCTGGGCTCCACTCTGGCGGACCAGCCCCATCGACCCCTGGAAGCCCTGTGCTCCGCAGTGATCGAGGCGCTGCCCACCCAGTCACCCTCTGACGATGTCACCCTGCTGGTGGCCCGGACCCGTTCTCCGAACCCCGTCCAGACCGTCTCATGGGATCTGCCCCGTGATCCCGCCGTCGTCGGCCGTGCCCGCGGCCTGGTGACCCGGCAACTGACCGGATGGGGACTGCAGGACCTGGCCATGGACACGGAGTTGATCGCCAGCGAACTCGTCACCAACGCGATCCGCCACGGCGTCGGACCCGTGTCCCTGCGTCTGATCAAACACCGGCTGCTGACCTGCGAAGTCTCCGATGTCGGCAAGTCCTTCCCACGCTTGCGTCACACCTGCAGCAGCGACGAAACCGGCCGAGGCATTCTCCTGGTCTCGCAGCTGTCGCGTAGGTGGGGCAGCCGCTTGACAACGGGCGGCAAGGTCGTCTGGGCCGAGCAGGATCTGCCTCGACAGGGCTGACCGTTGACGCCGGGCCACGCATCCATGAGTGCACAGGGCACCGGCTCGCCCGACCCCGCCGAGCGGGCTGATTCCGTGGCCGATCGTGCCGGTGAGCCCGACGGCAGGAGCGGGTGGTGGGACAGCTGACGGGCGCGGAACACCCCATTCGAGGAGGAATTTGGTTCCTCGGACGATCAACGCGGCGTTGTACTAGTTCAGTGTCCTCAGCGCTGCCGCGTCGTACGGCGTCAGCTCCTCGACCCGGCCCGCCAGGACCTTCGCCGCCCACTCCGGGTCCTGGAGCAGGGCGCGGCCGACGGCGACCAGGTCGAACTCGTCGCGCTCCATGCGGTCGAGCAGGTTGTCGATGCTGCCGACCGCGGCACCCTCGCCCGCGAACGCGCGGATGAAGTCGCCGTCGAGGCCGACCGAGCCGACGGTGATGGTGGGCCTGCCGGTGAGCTTCTTGGTCCAGCCCGCCAGGTTCAGGTCCGAGCCCTCGAACTCCGGGAGCCAGTAGCGGCGGGTGGAGGCGTGGAAGGCGTCGACACCGGCGGCGGCAAGCGGGGTCAGGATCGCGTCCAGCTCCTCCGGGGTCTGGGCGAGCCTCGCGTCGTAGGCTTCCTGCTTCCACTGCGAGTAGCGGAAGATCACAGGGAAGTCGGGCGAGACGGTCTCGCGGACCGCGGCCACGATCTCGGCCGCGAACTTCGTACGGGCCACGGGGTCGCCGCCGTAGGCATCGGTACGGCGGTTCGTCCCCGCCCACAGGAACTGGTCGAGGAGGTAGCCGTGGGCGCCGTGCAGTTCGACGCCGTCGAAGCCGATGCGCTCGGCGGCCGCGGCAGCCTCGACGAAAGCGCCGATGACGTCGTCCAGGTCGCGCCGGGTCATCGCCTTACCGGTGCCCTCGGTGCCATCGACGCGGATGCCGGAAGGGCCGACGGCGGGAGCGTCGGCGTAGGGCGCATCGCCCTGCTTGCGCACCATGCCGATGTGCCACAGCTGCGGGACGATCGTGCCGCCTGCCGCGTGGACGGCCTCGGCGACCTTCGCCCATCCCGCCAGCTGCTCCTCACCGTGGAACCGCGGCACACGGTCGCTCTGCCCGGCCGACTCGTGGCCGACGTAAGTCCCCTCGGTGACGATCAGGCCCACACCCGCGGCGGCGCGACGGGAGTAGTACGACCGCACGTCCTCACCCGGAACACCGCCGGGGGAGAACATGCGCGTCATCGGCGCCATCACGATGCGGTTCGGGACAGTCAGGCCGTTCAGCGCGACGGGCCGGGACAGGATCTCGGCCGCACGGGGGGTCGAAGTCGACGTGACGGTCACGGAGGTGCTCCTCGTGGTACTTGATAACTTTGATGGTTGACAACTTCAAGCAATGAGAAGACGGTAAATGTAGATATTTGAGATTGTCAAGTTTCCTGGGTAAAGTGACTCCCATGACAGGAACCGCCCGCGTCGATACGGCCCGGCTCATGGAGCTGCTCTCGGTGTGCCTCGGTGCCTATTACGGCGACTTCACGGTCGCGGCGGCGAGCGAGAACCTCACCGCGAGCCAGGGCAAGGCGTTGACCGTGCTGCGCCGCGGCCCAGCCGCGATGCGCGCCCTGGCCCACACCATGACCTGCGACGCCTCCAACATGACCGGGATCATCGACCGGCTGGAGAAGCGCGGCCTGGTGCGCCGCGAGGCCAGCCCCTCCGACCGGCGCATCAAGAACGTCGTCCTCACCGCTGAGGGCGAGCGCGTCGCCGACGCGATTCGCGCGAAGATGCGCACGACGCAGGAGGGCCTGGACGCGCTCAGCGACCAGGAGCGGGACTCCCTGCACACCCTGCTGGAACGAGTTTTCGTCTCCCAGCCCGCCGCCTGAACCGGGGATGATCAGCCGACCGGAGTTCTGAGTCTCCCGACTCGGAACACTGGGACTTGCCAAGAAGGTGCTCGCTCCGTGTGCCAGGGGCGAGCGGGGCGATGGCCATTGATCAGCGCGACCGTGCTTCGTACCATCTCCCGATGGGACATCACGACCTTCCGACTCTTGAACTCGCCTTTCCTGGCCCGGATCGTGACCGCGGCGTGGCGGCGATCCTGAGCGGTCAGAAGACCGCGCTCACGGGCCTCCTGGAGATGTACGAGCACGCCGGAGAGGCGGTACCCCAGACCGGTCAGCGATTCTCAGTGCTCGATTCCGAAGGCCGTTCGGCCGTCACGATCGAACTCGTCGACGTGCGTGTCGTCCCTGTCAAGGACATCGATGACGACTTCGCGCGGGCCGAGGGGCGCGGCTACTCCGACGTTGCACAGTGGCGGGCAGCTCACGAAGAGTTCTTCCAGAGCGATGGCGTGAGCGAGTTCCTGGGGCACAGGCCCGTCGTTGACGATGACACGCTCGTGGTTGCCGAACGCTTCCGGGTGGTCGAGCCCGACGGACCGGGTGGTCCGTGACTCTGCCTCGCAACGGACGGCGAGCTTGCCATGTCGCGTGGCCACGGCTGCCCACGTGATCATGCCCTTTGCATCGGCCCGCAGTTGCTCGAAGATCCGATTCCAGGTGCCGTCACGTTGCCGGCGCCGGAACGGGTCGTGGGCCCGGTCCCTTGGCCCATACCGCTCCGGGAGATCCCGCCACGGCGCACCGGTCCTGGTCGCCACCGTACGCCGTCGATCGGCTGCCGACGCGGCCATGTCGGCTGCCGCCCCGGTCAGTCCGAGTTCTCCCACACCAGCACGCCGGGCCCGTCGGGACTGAGGACAGGGATCCAGGCTTCAGCAGCCTCCGTAAACCGGGACTCGTCGAGGACCAGCGCCGTCGGATTCAGCTCGTCATGGCGGCCGGAGCCGTACACCGCGAAGGAGCTGACGGCAGCCCGCAGCCGGTCGAGCAGCTCCACCGACCACTCCTGGCCACGCATGCCCCACCCGCGCAGCTCGCCGACGAAGATCTCCTTCAATTCCTCGTCCAGGCCCGACCCGAAGAGCGGGACCAGGTAACCCTCCTGCTCGTACTGGGCGCAGGAGTAGCCACCACACTGATTCTGGTAGACGACACCCGTGGGCGCCGCCACGATGACGTACACCCAGCCCGAGCCGCAGCCGTCGGGGTCGAGGTAGATGTGGCGCTTCCCGTCGGCCTCGCAGAGGTGATCCATGGTCCCTTCAGCCCCCCGTACGTCGTCGTAGCCACTGCCCGCCACTGTGCTGGCGGTAAAGGCCGCCGCAGTGGCGGGGCGCAGATGGGTTCGGTTCCCGCGGTGCGCCGCTGAGGGCCACGGGGGTATCCAACCGGTCCGGCGCCTCGTGGGACCACCCGTTTTCACTGGGCGGCGCCGCCGTGTCCGCGTACTGGCACAGGCACCTCCGCAGGTCAGCGAGCCGCCATCTGGCAGATGCGCTTCGCGCCAAGACAGCAAACGGTTCTTCGCGAAGAGATCTTTGCGAAGAACCATTTGCGAAGAACTGTTTGCGGTCTAGAGTGCGCGGTATGACTGACTCGAGCGAGAGGCCTGATGGCACCAACGCCGAAGCGGACGCGGTTGTTCTGGATGCCAAGGGGCTGCGCGCCCTGGCGCACCCGGTGCGCGTGCAGTTGGTAGGGCTGCTGCGGAAGTACGGCCCGTCGACGGCTACCCGCCTCGCGGAGCGACTGGGCGTGAACTCCGGCACGGCCAGCTACCACCTCCGCCAACTCGGCGCGGCAGGGTTCGTCCAGGAGGACACGGAACGCGGCAACGCACGAGAGCGTTGGTGGCGTTCGGTGCACCAAAGGACGTGGTTCAACGACCCGAATCTGACCGACCGGGAACCCGAGGCCGCCCTGGCCTACCTGCAGTCGGTGGCCGCCACCTACACACTTCGCGTGCAGCAGACGCTCAACGAGCTTCAGACGATGCCCCGCCCGTGGCGGGACAACTTCGACATGAGCGACTGGGCTCTGCGGCTCACGCCCGAGGAGACCGCTGCCCTGAACCAGGAGTTCAGGGACGTCATCGCCCGATACCGACCGGAGACCCCAGAGGCGGCGGCAAGTGCCCCCGAGGGAGCTGAGCGGGTCGGCGTCATCATGCATGTTCTGCCCGAGCTGGATGCGCCCGCCGCATCGGCGGACCCTTCCAGTCCTCAGAAGGCGACAGGGGCGGTGACGTCGTGACGGCGGACGTCCCGGGCTCCGACGACATATCCAGTAAACGGTCCTTACGGCCGCTGGGCGGGGTGCTGGCGGCCATGGCCGTATCGCTGACCGGCACTCGGGTCTCGGCCGTTGCCTTGCCCTGGTTCGTGCTCGTCACGACCGGCAGCGCGGCCCAGACCGGACTGGTCGCCTTCTGCGAGATGACTCCCTACGTGGTGGTCAAGGCGTTCACTGGGCCACTCGTGGACCGGATCGGCCCACGGGCCATTTCCTGGACCACCGATCTGGCCAGCGCAACTGCGGCCGCTGCGGTTCCCGTCTTGCATGCCCTGAACCTGCTGTCCTTTCCGTTCCTGCTGATCCTGGTCGCGCTGATCGGCGCGGCACGCGGCCCCGGCGATCTCGCCAAGGAGGTCATGGTCCCGGAGGCGGCCGAGCGCGGCCGGGTGCCGTTGGAACGGGCCACGGGGCTGACCGGCGTGACGGAGCGGCTCGCTTCCACCATCGGCCCGGCGGCCGGCGGTTCCCTGGTGGCGCTGCTCGGCCCCCTGACGGGTCTTGTCGTCAACGCCGGTTGCTTCGCTCTCGGATCCGTGATCATCGGACTGGCGCTGCCTCGAGGCATGGGGCATGCCTCCCAGGAGATACCTTCGCAGGCCGGGACGGGACCGGGCTACTGGCGACGATTCGGCGAGGGCTTCTCCTTCCTACGCAGCCAGCCGTTGCTGCTCACTGTCATCGTCATGGTCGCGATCACCAACCTGCTGGACGCAGCTTTCGCCGCGGTGCTCATGCCTGTCTGGGCCCGAGAATCCGGCAACGGGCCGACCGCTATCGGCCTGACAGGCAGCGTGCTGGGAGCCGCGGCGGTCGGTGGGAGTCTGATCGCTGCGATGGCTGCGCACCGGCTGCGGCGCCGAGTGGTGTTCTTCACCGGATTCCTGTTGGCCGGGGCACCGAGATTCCTGATCCTCGCCTCCCACGCGCCGATGGGAGTGGTACTGGCCGTGTTCGCCGCCAGTGGATTCGGGGCGGGCTTCCTCAACCCTGTACTGGGGGCAATCCTCTTCGAACGGGTGCCCCGCCGGATGCTGGGCCGGGTCAGTGCCCTCGGTGACTCGCTGGCCTGGGCCGGTATCCCTCTCGGCGGTCTGATCGCTGGGGCGGCGGTGGCCTCCGTCGGACTTGTGCCAGTGCTCCTGGCCGGTGGGCTCTCCTACTTCCTCACCACGAACCTCACCGGGCTGCGGCCGGAGTGGCGCGAGATGGACCGCGTGGGTGGGGGAGGTGCCCCGAAGGGGCAACCTGAGGAAGACGCTCAGTCGACCAGCGCAAATCTCGGGACATAGATGCACTTCGTCAGGACAGCGCAGGCCCCGGCGCATTGGAGCCGTCGGTTCCTCATCGCGGTGGGCTCTGAATGGGGCCGAGTCACATTCCGGAGGGTCGTGTCGTCGTACTGCTGGGACGAACACACCACCCAGCGAATGGGAGACCCAGGAACGCTCGGCGGGACCGGATGCATCGCCGTTGTGGGGGTTTCCATCCCTTGGAGGCCCGGTGTCGTTCGTGCACCGAGTTCAAGGCGATAAGGAGGAATCCGATGAGTGACTTTCAGGGCATCGCGGATCGCGTCGAGATCGAGGCGCTGCGCGGTGAGTTCACCGAC is drawn from Streptomyces sp. NBC_01717 and contains these coding sequences:
- a CDS encoding SpoIIE family protein phosphatase, translated to MPDAAIAMLDGDGTVVGWTRTAQRLVGYSAREVVGRPAWCVMPLSRSMWQVQAFVEGCRARGGWSGTTAVRHRDGHMLRVGVRISLLWGLDGSVHWLVSGTDIAALSPVAISGSVRESLLVRTPIGIVVRDQELRCTWVNDVMERLDGVPHDWRLGRRLTDSLPGFESEALEAVMRQVLKSGTPTAHECRTWPLEDQPREHALAASFFCLHDGHGRPLGVCSVSVDVTGSRRAHERLAILSEASTRIGSSLDVMQTSQEMADLAVPLLADYAVVDLADFVPLGEAPAAHIRSTGECRQTFRRAGVASIHSGTPESPWARGESIFVPPTSPWIRVLASGSSHLEPVLDTSAGTWVGQDPARARSIRENGMHSMMLVPILARHAVLGVALFIRTENPEPFQEDDLLLAEELVTRAALSLDNARQYTREHTTALTLQRNLLPQHLRGSTTVEAASRYLPADADNGVGGDWFDVIPLSGARVALVVGDVVGHGINAAATMGILRTAVRTLADMDLSPDELLSHLDDTVRRQAEEDPDAADAAMAAVGATCVYAVYDPVHQQCTMARAGHPPPAIVDPQGKVTFPDLPTGAPLGVGSVPFETVTVELPDGALLALYTDGLVEARERDIDIGIRQLGSTLADQPHRPLEALCSAVIEALPTQSPSDDVTLLVARTRSPNPVQTVSWDLPRDPAVVGRARGLVTRQLTGWGLQDLAMDTELIASELVTNAIRHGVGPVSLRLIKHRLLTCEVSDVGKSFPRLRHTCSSDETGRGILLVSQLSRRWGSRLTTGGKVVWAEQDLPRQG
- a CDS encoding NADH:flavin oxidoreductase — encoded protein: MTVTSTSTPRAAEILSRPVALNGLTVPNRIVMAPMTRMFSPGGVPGEDVRSYYSRRAAAGVGLIVTEGTYVGHESAGQSDRVPRFHGEEQLAGWAKVAEAVHAAGGTIVPQLWHIGMVRKQGDAPYADAPAVGPSGIRVDGTEGTGKAMTRRDLDDVIGAFVEAAAAAERIGFDGVELHGAHGYLLDQFLWAGTNRRTDAYGGDPVARTKFAAEIVAAVRETVSPDFPVIFRYSQWKQEAYDARLAQTPEELDAILTPLAAAGVDAFHASTRRYWLPEFEGSDLNLAGWTKKLTGRPTITVGSVGLDGDFIRAFAGEGAAVGSIDNLLDRMERDEFDLVAVGRALLQDPEWAAKVLAGRVEELTPYDAAALRTLN
- a CDS encoding MarR family winged helix-turn-helix transcriptional regulator: MTGTARVDTARLMELLSVCLGAYYGDFTVAAASENLTASQGKALTVLRRGPAAMRALAHTMTCDASNMTGIIDRLEKRGLVRREASPSDRRIKNVVLTAEGERVADAIRAKMRTTQEGLDALSDQERDSLHTLLERVFVSQPAA
- a CDS encoding ASCH domain-containing protein produces the protein MGHHDLPTLELAFPGPDRDRGVAAILSGQKTALTGLLEMYEHAGEAVPQTGQRFSVLDSEGRSAVTIELVDVRVVPVKDIDDDFARAEGRGYSDVAQWRAAHEEFFQSDGVSEFLGHRPVVDDDTLVVAERFRVVEPDGPGGP
- a CDS encoding DUF6210 family protein, which encodes MDHLCEADGKRHIYLDPDGCGSGWVYVIVAAPTGVVYQNQCGGYSCAQYEQEGYLVPLFGSGLDEELKEIFVGELRGWGMRGQEWSVELLDRLRAAVSSFAVYGSGRHDELNPTALVLDESRFTEAAEAWIPVLSPDGPGVLVWENSD
- a CDS encoding ArsR/SmtB family transcription factor translates to MTDSSERPDGTNAEADAVVLDAKGLRALAHPVRVQLVGLLRKYGPSTATRLAERLGVNSGTASYHLRQLGAAGFVQEDTERGNARERWWRSVHQRTWFNDPNLTDREPEAALAYLQSVAATYTLRVQQTLNELQTMPRPWRDNFDMSDWALRLTPEETAALNQEFRDVIARYRPETPEAAASAPEGAERVGVIMHVLPELDAPAASADPSSPQKATGAVTS
- a CDS encoding MFS transporter, which produces MAVSLTGTRVSAVALPWFVLVTTGSAAQTGLVAFCEMTPYVVVKAFTGPLVDRIGPRAISWTTDLASATAAAAVPVLHALNLLSFPFLLILVALIGAARGPGDLAKEVMVPEAAERGRVPLERATGLTGVTERLASTIGPAAGGSLVALLGPLTGLVVNAGCFALGSVIIGLALPRGMGHASQEIPSQAGTGPGYWRRFGEGFSFLRSQPLLLTVIVMVAITNLLDAAFAAVLMPVWARESGNGPTAIGLTGSVLGAAAVGGSLIAAMAAHRLRRRVVFFTGFLLAGAPRFLILASHAPMGVVLAVFAASGFGAGFLNPVLGAILFERVPRRMLGRVSALGDSLAWAGIPLGGLIAGAAVASVGLVPVLLAGGLSYFLTTNLTGLRPEWREMDRVGGGGAPKGQPEEDAQSTSANLGT